The Bacteroidota bacterium genome window below encodes:
- a CDS encoding ATP-binding protein — MSAQFEQFYESWRWAHFTTSTGLPSDIVDDIIETDDGIVWASTFEGLAWYDGFRWNKILEKDGLPEKHPTRLNKGHHNTVLVVIDSKLYIGNSNGFNKIEIKEILKNIVISVCAIDSDGIFISTDNLEYPFIIYRDGVVKRWNLTDGGTTYCTKNKKIYIVTAYGLFAVTENRSEKILEHCYIRSIVDNKNDETIMAVDAPYRMIGLWEWQKNGSLKWSKSERLLPIRSLDISSTGEVIVAYETGDVRIKKNGHWKSFNPVPKQMVGLKFLKYDSHDNLWVGTEGGLYYFRNTKNKWNWWTHDIHDPRNIVMEIFKDKNGDVWIGNGNGIEIHKTNGKTEYISHIQNKDLGLITGINSDEKGHVWISSGLTIEGAYRWDGKRWTHFGFNEGLKCPRIHKIKKDIKGHLWFLGLGENGSIEGGVKKDPGAFMYDGKIFHQINTENGLLHNRVYSFIESETGALWFGTKKGLSRKDKNGWKHFDGDRIKNMLSVYAMALDKKNNLWFSNFTSQLCYVDQNDSIHREWSWLSGTDYRQKVWDIKIDNKGIIWVATTQGLFSYFNGSWNNYDFEADYKLKELRVVLPLDNKIYVGGHGIGVGILDRNDIGYAIKAEFLEPIIEYEKVRIRWNVDAYWGAIPFENIEVRYQLDNKEWSDWIKSREVVFEGLQEGNHSFILQAKDIYGNIQVKREATTFKVPPPFYKNPTYFIPLMFLVGGIIFLSYKNIQQKTTNVLKVRNQRIRFANDLHDDVGSNLGSIALISQRIKRNKTISKEVKEDITIISETAIQSGEYLRDIVWYITPRNDNFRSLETRLREIARRMLKSFEVQFQVNDEVQSETNLSEIRRDIVLMFKEMIHNIIKHSKATSVSILFERKPDCIQLFVRDNGVGFEQREDYDGNGMRSLRTRAENNDADLNIKTKPGEGTAITIKFKYASNV, encoded by the coding sequence ATGTCTGCTCAATTCGAACAATTTTACGAAAGCTGGCGGTGGGCTCACTTTACAACTTCCACCGGATTGCCTTCAGATATTGTAGATGATATTATTGAAACTGATGATGGTATTGTTTGGGCATCAACCTTTGAAGGCTTAGCGTGGTATGATGGTTTTCGATGGAATAAAATTTTAGAAAAAGATGGACTACCTGAAAAACATCCGACAAGATTAAATAAGGGGCACCATAATACAGTTTTGGTTGTAATTGATTCTAAATTGTACATTGGGAATAGTAATGGGTTCAATAAAATTGAAATAAAAGAAATATTGAAAAATATTGTTATTTCAGTCTGTGCAATCGATAGTGATGGCATTTTTATTTCTACTGATAATCTTGAATACCCGTTTATTATATATCGCGATGGAGTTGTTAAAAGATGGAATTTAACAGATGGTGGAACGACTTACTGCACGAAAAACAAAAAAATTTATATTGTTACCGCATATGGATTGTTTGCAGTTACAGAAAATAGAAGCGAAAAAATTTTAGAGCATTGTTATATTAGATCTATTGTTGATAATAAAAACGATGAAACAATTATGGCTGTTGATGCTCCCTATAGAATGATAGGACTATGGGAGTGGCAAAAAAATGGTTCACTAAAATGGTCAAAGAGCGAACGATTGCTCCCGATTCGTTCGTTAGATATATCATCAACAGGGGAAGTTATTGTTGCTTATGAAACCGGAGATGTTCGAATTAAAAAAAATGGTCATTGGAAATCATTTAATCCGGTTCCCAAACAAATGGTAGGCCTAAAATTTCTAAAATACGACTCACATGATAATTTATGGGTGGGCACAGAAGGTGGGCTTTATTATTTCCGAAATACAAAAAATAAATGGAATTGGTGGACACATGATATCCACGATCCTCGGAATATTGTTATGGAGATATTTAAAGATAAAAATGGTGATGTTTGGATAGGCAATGGTAATGGAATTGAAATCCATAAAACAAATGGTAAAACTGAATACATATCTCATATTCAAAATAAAGATTTAGGACTGATAACGGGGATTAATTCCGACGAAAAAGGTCATGTCTGGATTTCAAGTGGATTAACTATTGAAGGTGCTTATAGATGGGACGGGAAAAGGTGGACTCATTTTGGTTTTAACGAGGGATTAAAATGTCCTAGGATTCATAAAATAAAAAAAGATATCAAAGGTCATTTATGGTTTTTAGGATTAGGTGAAAATGGTTCAATTGAAGGAGGTGTGAAAAAGGATCCTGGTGCATTTATGTATGATGGTAAAATATTTCATCAAATTAATACAGAAAATGGATTACTTCACAATAGAGTCTATTCATTTATTGAATCAGAAACCGGTGCATTATGGTTTGGCACTAAAAAGGGTTTGAGTAGGAAAGATAAAAATGGTTGGAAACATTTTGACGGAGATCGGATTAAAAATATGCTCTCGGTTTATGCAATGGCATTAGATAAAAAGAACAATTTATGGTTTTCAAATTTTACATCACAATTATGCTATGTAGATCAGAATGATTCGATTCATCGTGAGTGGTCTTGGCTTTCCGGTACCGATTATCGTCAAAAAGTTTGGGATATTAAAATAGATAACAAAGGGATTATTTGGGTGGCTACTACTCAGGGGTTGTTTAGTTATTTTAACGGTTCCTGGAATAATTATGATTTTGAAGCTGATTATAAACTTAAAGAATTACGCGTTGTCTTACCCCTTGACAATAAAATATATGTCGGGGGACATGGCATTGGAGTTGGCATATTAGATCGAAACGATATTGGTTATGCCATAAAAGCTGAATTTCTAGAACCAATTATTGAATATGAGAAAGTTCGAATACGTTGGAATGTAGATGCATATTGGGGGGCAATACCTTTCGAAAATATTGAAGTAAGATATCAGTTAGACAACAAAGAATGGTCTGATTGGATAAAATCACGAGAGGTTGTTTTTGAAGGTTTGCAGGAGGGTAATCATTCTTTTATTCTTCAAGCGAAGGACATTTATGGAAACATTCAGGTGAAAAGGGAAGCCACTACTTTTAAGGTACCCCCACCATTCTACAAAAACCCAACATATTTTATACCGTTGATGTTTCTTGTCGGGGGAATTATATTTTTGTCCTACAAAAATATACAACAAAAAACCACCAATGTATTAAAAGTTCGAAATCAGCGAATACGGTTTGCGAATGATTTGCATGATGACGTTGGCAGTAACCTGGGAAGCATTGCACTGATTAGTCAGCGAATTAAACGAAATAAAACTATTTCAAAAGAAGTAAAAGAAGATATTACCATCATATCAGAGACAGCGATTCAATCAGGAGAATATTTACGTGATATTGTATGGTACATTACTCCTCGAAACGATAATTTTAGAAGCTTAGAAACAAGACTTAGAGAGATTGCCCGAAGAATGTTGAAAAGCTTTGAAGTTCAATTTCAAGTAAATGATGAGGTGCAAAGTGAAACTAATCTCAGTGAAATAAGAAGAGATATTGTGCTAATGTTTAAAGAAATGATACATAATATTATTAAACATTCTAAAGCGACGAGTGTTTCGATACTCTTTGAACGTAAACCAGATTGTATACAATTATTCGTTCGAGACAATGGGGTAGGATTTGAACAAAGAGAAGATTATGATGGAAATGGTATGCGGAGCTTAAGGACTCGTGCAGAAAACAATGATGCTGATCTTAATATTAAGACAAAACCCGGCGAAGGAACGGCAATTACAATTAAATTTAAATACGCATCCAATGTGTAA
- a CDS encoding MFS transporter — protein sequence MSNTDFLKEYKIWNVIGASSAGTMIEWYDFYIFGSLAPIMSGLFFPKENPTAGLLSTLAIFATGFAVRPFGAVFFGRIGDVVGRKYAFLVTLLIMGGATTAIGLLPTYESIGIFAPAALVILRLTQGLALGGEYGGAATYIAEHCPDEKRGFYTSFIQTTATLGLFVSLGVILSVRSTLGEEAFKAWGWRIPFILSIVLVIFSYIIRMRLQESPLFSRMKAAGKTSTQPLKDAFANKENWIIMAKALFGATAGQGVVWYTGQFYALYYLQTVLKIHFMTANFIVAVALLLATPFFIVFGAMSDTYGRKKIIMSGCLIAALSYYPIYMGMGYFAVDPNNPNAVMLSLLVFIQVIFVTMVYGPIAAYLVELFPTKIRYTSMSLPYHIGNGVFGGLVPLIGVAFVAYTGNIYSGLIYPITIALMTFVVGMVFTKDTSKVKIWDELIDKKIS from the coding sequence ATGTCAAATACAGACTTCCTTAAGGAATATAAAATCTGGAACGTTATCGGCGCATCATCTGCCGGAACAATGATTGAGTGGTACGACTTCTACATCTTCGGAAGTCTAGCACCAATCATGTCAGGATTATTTTTTCCAAAAGAAAATCCAACGGCGGGTTTACTTTCAACACTTGCTATTTTTGCAACTGGATTTGCTGTTCGACCGTTCGGGGCTGTTTTTTTTGGGAGGATCGGTGATGTTGTTGGAAGGAAATATGCATTTCTCGTTACGCTGTTGATTATGGGTGGTGCGACAACAGCGATTGGTCTTCTTCCTACATACGAATCTATCGGAATTTTTGCTCCCGCGGCCCTTGTTATACTTCGCCTAACACAAGGTCTGGCGCTTGGCGGAGAGTATGGAGGTGCGGCAACCTATATCGCCGAACATTGTCCTGACGAAAAACGGGGATTTTATACGAGTTTTATCCAAACAACGGCAACACTTGGACTTTTTGTTTCTCTCGGTGTTATTCTCTCTGTCCGTTCAACACTCGGTGAAGAAGCATTCAAAGCATGGGGTTGGAGAATACCTTTTATTCTTTCAATTGTGTTAGTTATTTTTTCATATATCATCAGAATGAGATTGCAGGAGTCTCCACTCTTTTCAAGGATGAAAGCAGCAGGAAAAACATCAACTCAGCCATTGAAAGATGCCTTTGCCAATAAAGAAAACTGGATAATTATGGCAAAAGCATTATTTGGAGCTACCGCAGGCCAAGGCGTTGTGTGGTACACTGGGCAATTTTATGCTCTCTATTATTTACAGACGGTTTTAAAGATCCATTTTATGACTGCTAATTTTATTGTTGCTGTTGCATTGCTACTGGCAACACCATTTTTTATTGTATTCGGCGCAATGTCTGATACGTATGGACGAAAAAAAATTATCATGAGTGGTTGCTTAATAGCAGCACTTAGTTATTATCCAATCTATATGGGTATGGGTTATTTCGCAGTAGACCCAAACAATCCAAATGCTGTTATGCTAAGCCTATTGGTATTCATTCAAGTAATTTTTGTGACAATGGTTTACGGTCCCATCGCTGCGTATCTTGTTGAATTATTTCCAACAAAGATTCGCTATACATCAATGTCCCTTCCTTACCATATCGGTAATGGGGTGTTCGGCGGACTTGTTCCCTTGATTGGAGTTGCATTTGTTGCATACACCGGCAATATCTATTCAGGATTGATATATCCCATCACCATTGCATTAATGACATTTGTTGTTGGAATGGTATTTACAAAGGATACAAGCAAAGTAAAAATTTGGGACGAGTTGATCGACAAAAAAATATCATAG
- a CDS encoding DUF1761 domain-containing protein, translating to MEVKINYVAVGAAAIAMWIIGAVWYGIFSTQWMAYTGITQEMAQTMTGKDMAILYGGSVIAYFIMFYVQCHVHHAFQVKDIKGAAQAAFWNWLGFVAMSMYVSNSFQSKSIGLTLIDSGYWLIGMIVGGIILVKMQKKETAAN from the coding sequence ATGGAAGTAAAAATCAATTACGTTGCTGTTGGTGCAGCAGCTATTGCCATGTGGATTATCGGTGCAGTATGGTATGGAATATTTTCAACTCAATGGATGGCATATACAGGAATAACACAAGAAATGGCACAAACGATGACAGGAAAAGATATGGCAATCTTATATGGTGGATCTGTAATTGCCTATTTCATTATGTTCTACGTTCAGTGTCATGTGCATCATGCGTTCCAAGTAAAGGATATAAAAGGTGCAGCCCAGGCAGCATTTTGGAACTGGTTGGGTTTTGTTGCAATGTCCATGTATGTCAGCAATTCATTCCAATCAAAATCGATTGGGTTGACACTTATTGATTCCGGTTACTGGCTGATTGGGATGATTGTTGGAGGCATTATTCTTGTGAAAATGCAAAAGAAAGAAACAGCCGCAAATTAA
- a CDS encoding DUF4921 family protein: MFPRNYNTYYNVMPDGTVKQINPFTGTEVWAVPGRGNKPLTNQHQVASNPIQKKENEDYCSFCKARYFDVPPEKARLVKINGRYETLFHLSPDQYDTTVAEFRRTGNLFEIVTIDYWKKNYGYKLNADLTSWRDYYVSHPHGAMHIDNIIHYKLVQSGKTPDEILKKEAFDKLRMLDAFFGGCHELIIAKNHFIDNATNDNQLRSSGEMNIEEHFQYFKFTIDAMKNMLSYNRYIRYISIFQNWLKPAGASFDHLHKQICGLDEWGASISGQIQLVQQEPNVFNELGVNLSAQYNLLFAENDTAVACIGIGHRHPTIKIYSKSFFARPHEHSEEEIRGVSNMVHACHAALGSHLSCNEEWYYTPVDAVYKMPWHILLRLRVNVPAGFEGGTGIYINPMTPVDLRDKIVPQLYQLRNEGKIARMSLAEECHIVPNPLKYYLKS; encoded by the coding sequence ATGTTCCCTCGCAATTACAATACATATTACAATGTAATGCCGGATGGGACTGTAAAGCAGATCAATCCATTTACCGGTACTGAAGTATGGGCTGTGCCTGGCCGTGGAAACAAACCCCTCACAAATCAACACCAAGTAGCATCTAATCCTATCCAAAAAAAAGAAAATGAAGATTATTGCAGTTTCTGCAAAGCACGGTATTTTGATGTCCCGCCGGAAAAAGCGCGTCTTGTAAAAATTAACGGTCGATACGAAACACTGTTCCATCTTTCCCCAGATCAATATGACACCACGGTTGCAGAATTTCGACGGACGGGAAATCTATTTGAAATAGTTACAATCGATTATTGGAAAAAAAATTATGGTTACAAACTGAATGCCGATCTAACCTCCTGGCGTGACTATTATGTCAGCCACCCACATGGCGCCATGCATATTGATAATATTATTCATTATAAACTCGTTCAATCGGGAAAGACGCCTGACGAGATTCTGAAGAAAGAGGCGTTCGATAAGTTACGGATGCTGGATGCATTCTTTGGCGGATGTCATGAATTGATTATTGCGAAAAATCATTTTATTGACAATGCGACAAACGATAATCAATTACGATCTTCGGGAGAGATGAACATTGAAGAACATTTTCAATACTTCAAGTTTACAATTGATGCAATGAAAAATATGTTGAGTTATAATAGATATATACGGTATATCTCCATCTTCCAAAATTGGCTTAAGCCGGCTGGCGCATCATTCGATCATTTGCATAAACAGATTTGTGGATTGGATGAATGGGGTGCATCCATCAGCGGGCAAATACAATTGGTTCAGCAGGAACCGAATGTCTTCAACGAGTTAGGTGTGAACCTTTCGGCGCAATATAATCTTCTGTTTGCGGAGAACGACACCGCCGTCGCTTGTATTGGTATCGGCCATCGCCATCCAACGATTAAAATTTATTCCAAATCCTTTTTTGCCCGTCCGCACGAACATTCGGAGGAAGAGATTCGCGGTGTAAGTAATATGGTGCATGCATGTCATGCCGCATTAGGTTCTCACTTGTCCTGCAACGAAGAATGGTATTATACGCCAGTTGATGCGGTGTATAAAATGCCTTGGCATATTCTGTTAAGACTAAGGGTGAATGTACCAGCTGGTTTTGAAGGTGGGACGGGTATTTATATCAACCCAATGACTCCAGTCGATCTTCGCGATAAGATTGTTCCTCAATTATATCAGTTACGTAATGAAGGAAAGATTGCCCGAATGTCTTTAGCAGAAGAATGTCACATCGTTCCAAATCCTCTTAAATATTATCTCAAATCTTGA
- a CDS encoding phosphoglucomutase/phosphomannomutase family protein produces MAHIKFGTDGWRGVIADDFTFAGVQKVSLATGLYFSKHKNAKNGVVIGYDARFLSKEFAHCAAQVIASAGVKVLLADKISATQMVSLGVVKKKAAGGIVITASHNPAKYNGFKIKGDYGGPAHPEMITEVEKELAPLQELTVLPIEIKSFDELVKAKMIQFIDLTKIYVADLQTKIEFDLIKSVKLKIMHDAMHGAGMGIPELLLPKIGTIRSDYNPSFGTTNPEPLPQNTEELSMEVRAGKYHFGFATDGDADRIGAVDEKGNFVDSHRIFAILLKYLMERKHYRGAVAKSLSVTDLITKMCEHYNVRLYETAVGFKHLCRLMTEKDIIIAGEESGGIAVKGHLPERDGIFIGFLLAEVMAVRRMKLSQLVKELFDEFGEHHFGRIDAHLTDVQKEKVMKYFQSKPKRVGSFDIIKYDLTDGIKLVTKDGWILVRASGTEPIIRFYAEASTPKRVQQMLKVVTKL; encoded by the coding sequence ATGGCTCACATCAAATTCGGAACGGACGGTTGGCGCGGAGTGATTGCAGATGATTTTACATTTGCAGGTGTTCAAAAAGTTTCTCTTGCAACAGGGCTTTATTTTTCAAAACACAAGAATGCTAAAAATGGTGTTGTCATCGGATATGATGCGCGGTTCTTATCAAAAGAATTCGCCCATTGTGCGGCACAAGTCATTGCTTCTGCCGGTGTAAAAGTATTGTTGGCAGATAAAATTTCTGCTACACAAATGGTGTCATTAGGCGTTGTTAAGAAAAAAGCGGCTGGTGGAATTGTTATTACGGCAAGCCACAATCCCGCGAAGTATAATGGATTTAAGATCAAAGGAGATTATGGCGGACCTGCGCACCCTGAAATGATTACGGAAGTTGAGAAGGAACTTGCGCCTTTGCAGGAACTGACAGTATTGCCGATCGAGATAAAATCATTTGATGAGTTAGTAAAAGCAAAAATGATTCAATTTATCGATCTCACAAAAATATATGTTGCCGACCTTCAAACGAAAATTGAGTTTGATCTCATCAAATCAGTAAAACTGAAAATTATGCACGATGCAATGCATGGCGCCGGAATGGGGATTCCTGAATTATTGCTGCCAAAAATCGGGACGATCCGCAGCGATTATAATCCTTCATTCGGGACAACAAACCCTGAACCGCTTCCTCAAAATACCGAAGAGCTAAGTATGGAAGTTCGGGCCGGAAAATATCATTTCGGTTTTGCAACGGACGGTGATGCCGATAGAATTGGTGCTGTGGATGAAAAAGGAAATTTTGTCGATTCACATCGTATCTTTGCGATTTTGTTGAAGTATCTTATGGAACGGAAACATTATCGCGGTGCTGTGGCCAAATCGTTATCGGTGACAGATCTTATTACAAAAATGTGCGAACATTATAACGTCCGTTTGTATGAGACAGCTGTTGGTTTTAAACATCTTTGCCGATTGATGACTGAAAAGGATATCATTATTGCCGGTGAAGAAAGCGGTGGAATCGCTGTGAAAGGTCATTTACCTGAACGAGATGGAATTTTCATCGGATTTTTGTTAGCAGAGGTAATGGCTGTGCGCCGAATGAAACTGAGCCAGTTAGTAAAAGAATTATTTGATGAATTTGGTGAACATCACTTCGGTCGGATCGATGCACATTTGACAGATGTGCAAAAAGAAAAAGTAATGAAGTATTTCCAAAGTAAACCAAAGAGAGTCGGATCGTTTGATATTATTAAATACGATTTGACAGATGGAATAAAGTTAGTGACCAAAGATGGCTGGATTCTTGTCCGTGCATCTGGTACGGAACCGATTATTCGGTTCTATGCTGAAGCAAGCACGCCCAAGAGGGTCCAACAAATGCTGAAGGTAGTAACAAAGCTATAG
- a CDS encoding CTP synthase, giving the protein MAHPHVKYIFITGGVVSSLGKGIAAASLGLLLKSRGLRVTIQKMDPYLNVDPGTMSPYQHGEVYVTDDGAETDLDLGHYERFLEVNTSKMNNATTGQIYYEVINKERRGDYLGATVQVIPHITDEIKKRMGQLGATGKYDVIITEVGGTVGDIESLPFLEAIRQFTLAIGKRNALSIHVTLIPYIKSAGEIKTKPTQHSVKTLLEIGMQPDILICRTEKRLSREVREKIGLFCNVETDAVIEGRDVETIYEIPLYFEKEGLDKIVLEKLNIKANKPDLRKWTRFVHRVKDPSDRVTIGFVGKYTELKDAYKSICESFIHAGAENDVAVDLKWIRAEELAGHNVKEILSDVHGLLVAPGFGIRGIEGKIKAIQYVRENKIPFFGICLGMQCAIIEFARNVCGMHGANSTEFKKSKYNVIDMMADQRTIKNMGGTMRLGAYPCTLQKGTKAYAAYKKELIYERHRHRYEVNNKFRKILSEHGMVFSGTSPDNNLVEIAELKDHPWFVGGQFHPELKSRALNPHPLFRDFVKAAFHYSKTK; this is encoded by the coding sequence ATGGCACATCCACACGTAAAATATATCTTTATCACTGGCGGAGTTGTTTCTTCTCTTGGCAAAGGAATCGCTGCCGCTTCGCTTGGTCTTCTTTTAAAATCCCGCGGACTGCGAGTTACCATCCAAAAAATGGATCCTTACCTCAATGTTGATCCCGGAACGATGTCTCCGTATCAGCACGGTGAAGTGTATGTAACTGATGACGGTGCAGAAACTGATCTCGATCTAGGGCATTACGAACGTTTTCTTGAGGTAAACACATCGAAGATGAACAATGCAACCACTGGGCAAATTTATTATGAAGTTATCAATAAAGAACGACGCGGAGATTATCTTGGTGCTACGGTTCAGGTCATTCCGCACATCACTGATGAGATCAAAAAAAGGATGGGGCAGCTTGGTGCAACAGGAAAATATGATGTCATTATCACGGAAGTCGGCGGTACGGTGGGTGATATTGAATCACTTCCCTTTCTTGAAGCCATTCGTCAATTTACGCTCGCTATTGGCAAACGAAATGCTCTGAGTATCCACGTGACATTAATTCCTTATATCAAATCAGCAGGCGAAATCAAAACAAAACCAACGCAGCACAGTGTAAAAACGTTGCTGGAAATAGGAATGCAGCCGGATATTTTGATTTGTCGAACCGAAAAGAGATTGTCACGAGAAGTTCGGGAAAAAATAGGCCTTTTCTGTAACGTTGAAACTGATGCAGTGATTGAAGGACGAGACGTAGAAACAATTTATGAGATTCCGTTGTATTTTGAGAAAGAAGGACTCGATAAAATTGTTCTTGAAAAACTAAACATCAAAGCAAATAAGCCCGATCTTCGAAAATGGACTCGTTTTGTGCATCGCGTGAAGGATCCAAGCGATAGAGTAACGATTGGATTTGTCGGTAAATACACGGAATTGAAAGATGCTTACAAAAGTATCTGTGAATCATTTATACATGCTGGCGCTGAAAATGATGTTGCCGTTGATCTTAAATGGATTAGGGCCGAAGAATTAGCGGGACATAATGTCAAAGAAATTCTTTCAGATGTTCATGGTTTATTGGTTGCACCGGGATTTGGAATTCGCGGAATTGAAGGAAAGATAAAAGCCATTCAATATGTGCGCGAGAACAAAATTCCCTTTTTTGGAATTTGTTTAGGAATGCAATGTGCCATCATAGAATTTGCACGTAATGTTTGCGGAATGCATGGGGCAAACAGCACCGAATTCAAAAAATCAAAATATAATGTTATTGATATGATGGCAGATCAGCGGACGATTAAAAATATGGGGGGCACCATGAGATTAGGTGCATATCCATGTACGTTACAAAAAGGAACGAAAGCATATGCTGCCTATAAAAAAGAACTAATCTACGAACGTCATCGTCATCGGTATGAAGTAAATAATAAATTTCGTAAGATTCTTTCTGAACATGGGATGGTATTTAGCGGTACTTCTCCCGATAATAATCTCGTAGAAATTGCAGAGTTAAAAGATCATCCGTGGTTTGTGGGAGGACAATTCCATCCAGAATTGAAATCTCGCGCATTAAATCCGCATCCGTTGTTCAGAGATTTTGTGAAGGCGGCGTTTCACTATAGCAAAACAAAGTAA
- the eno gene encoding phosphopyruvate hydratase, translating into MSIITDVWAREILDSRGNPTVEAEVELEDGTIGRAAVPSGASTGEHEAVELRDDDKNRYLGRGVLKAVENVNNIIAEELTGFDAQDQVGIDKMMLELDGTPNKSKLGANALLAVSLATAKAAANYFNVPLYRYIGGTNAKILPTPMMNIINGGRHADNNVDFQEFMVVPANAPTFAEALRMGTEVFHSLKGVLKKKGYNTAVGDEGGFAPSLKSNEEALEVIMEAIAKAGYKAGEDIFIALDPAASEMYQSDGSYLFYKSTQEKISAEQMVAYWKKWVDNYPIISLEDGMAENDWKGWKLLTDTIGSKVQLVGDDLFVTNTEFLAKGIAQGVANSILVKVNQIGTLTETLDAIEMAKRAHYTAVISHRSGETEDATIADIAVATNAGQIKTGSASRTDRIAKYNQLLRIEEELDTNSIYAGLSAFNVKR; encoded by the coding sequence ATGTCTATAATTACGGATGTTTGGGCGCGCGAAATTCTTGATTCTCGCGGCAACCCAACAGTAGAAGCAGAAGTAGAACTTGAAGATGGTACAATCGGTCGCGCGGCAGTGCCGAGCGGTGCGTCCACCGGTGAACACGAAGCTGTTGAATTGCGGGACGACGATAAAAATCGATACCTTGGAAGAGGAGTGCTGAAAGCTGTCGAAAATGTTAACAATATCATTGCGGAAGAATTAACCGGATTTGATGCACAAGATCAGGTTGGTATTGATAAGATGATGTTGGAATTAGACGGCACGCCGAATAAATCCAAACTTGGTGCAAACGCACTGTTGGCCGTTTCGTTGGCAACGGCAAAGGCAGCCGCAAATTATTTTAATGTTCCTCTCTATCGATATATCGGCGGAACAAATGCGAAAATCCTTCCGACGCCGATGATGAATATCATCAATGGTGGCAGGCATGCAGACAACAATGTAGATTTTCAAGAGTTCATGGTCGTTCCCGCCAATGCACCAACCTTTGCTGAAGCACTCAGAATGGGAACGGAAGTATTCCACTCTCTAAAAGGTGTCTTAAAGAAAAAAGGATATAATACCGCTGTTGGTGACGAAGGCGGATTTGCTCCGAGCCTAAAATCAAACGAAGAAGCGTTAGAAGTAATTATGGAAGCCATCGCAAAAGCAGGGTACAAGGCTGGGGAAGATATTTTTATTGCACTCGATCCTGCTGCAAGTGAAATGTATCAAAGTGATGGATCATATCTTTTCTACAAATCGACACAGGAAAAAATTTCTGCTGAACAAATGGTTGCATACTGGAAAAAATGGGTAGACAATTATCCGATCATTTCATTGGAAGACGGTATGGCTGAAAATGATTGGAAGGGGTGGAAATTGCTTACCGATACTATTGGCAGTAAAGTACAACTTGTCGGAGATGATTTGTTTGTCACGAACACCGAATTTCTTGCGAAGGGAATCGCTCAAGGTGTTGCAAATTCAATCTTGGTAAAAGTAAATCAGATCGGGACATTAACCGAAACACTCGATGCTATTGAAATGGCAAAGCGTGCGCACTACACAGCTGTTATCAGCCATCGTTCCGGCGAAACGGAAGATGCAACAATTGCGGATATTGCCGTAGCAACAAATGCCGGACAGATTAAAACAGGTAGTGCAAGCAGAACAGATCGCATTGCAAAATACAATCAATTATTGCGGATCGAAGAGGAGTTGGACACAAACAGCATTTATGCAGGGTTAAGTGCCTTTAACGTGAAACGATAA
- a CDS encoding response regulator transcription factor has protein sequence MKQEHTISIWIIEDNELYQKSLLALIKDQNDMICERIFSRCEDALDTLRFAPLPDVILHDIGFDGMSGITSVKTIKKDHPSIQIIMVTIFDDGEHVFEALCAGATGYLVKTSPEENIINGIRDVVGGGSPMNSSIARMVIDTFSKNRKPVHDYFLSPREKDILELIVHGYSNNVIAEQLHLSAHTIDAHLRKIYEKLHVHTRTEAAAKVIKEQLL, from the coding sequence TTGAAACAAGAACATACTATTTCAATTTGGATTATTGAAGATAATGAGTTGTATCAAAAAAGTCTTCTTGCGCTGATTAAGGATCAAAACGACATGATTTGCGAACGAATATTTTCGAGGTGCGAAGACGCTTTGGATACGCTACGATTTGCTCCCCTGCCCGATGTAATTTTGCACGATATTGGGTTTGATGGAATGAGCGGTATTACCTCTGTTAAAACAATTAAAAAGGATCACCCAAGCATTCAAATCATCATGGTTACAATTTTTGACGACGGGGAACACGTTTTCGAGGCGCTTTGTGCGGGGGCAACCGGTTACTTGGTAAAGACTTCACCAGAAGAGAATATCATTAATGGTATACGCGATGTTGTGGGTGGTGGGTCACCAATGAATTCAAGTATTGCGAGAATGGTAATTGACACATTTTCCAAAAATCGTAAGCCGGTCCATGATTACTTTCTTTCGCCGCGTGAAAAAGATATTCTAGAACTCATAGTTCATGGTTATAGTAATAATGTCATCGCTGAACAATTGCATTTAAGCGCCCACACCATTGACGCACACCTGAGAAAAATTTATGAAAAATTACATGTGCACACCCGCACCGAAGCAGCCGCAAAAGTAATTAAGGAACAATTACTCTAA